Proteins encoded together in one Oxalobacteraceae sp. CFBP 8761 window:
- the tssB gene encoding type VI secretion system contractile sheath small subunit, whose amino-acid sequence MAKNESVQKRLQKVRAPRVQMTYDVEIGDATENKELPFVVGVVGDFGTDPQVDKKRLKDRTFVNVDASNFDEVLGGVAPVASFKVENHLSREGGEFGVQLQFREMADFRPESVVRQVAPLARLLEARTRLADLRNKLAGNDKLEDILTDVLGNTEKLDSLRKQQGDTGKES is encoded by the coding sequence ATGGCCAAGAACGAAAGCGTACAAAAACGGTTGCAGAAAGTGCGCGCGCCGCGTGTGCAGATGACGTATGACGTCGAGATCGGCGATGCAACCGAGAACAAGGAGCTGCCGTTCGTGGTCGGTGTGGTCGGTGATTTCGGAACCGATCCCCAGGTCGACAAGAAACGCCTGAAGGACCGCACATTCGTCAATGTCGATGCGAGCAATTTCGACGAGGTGCTCGGGGGCGTGGCGCCGGTGGCGAGCTTCAAGGTAGAAAACCACCTGTCGCGGGAAGGCGGCGAGTTCGGCGTGCAGCTTCAGTTTCGCGAGATGGCAGATTTTCGGCCCGAATCGGTGGTGCGCCAGGTAGCGCCGCTGGCCAGGCTGCTCGAGGCGCGCACCAGGCTGGCCGATTTGCGCAACAAGCTGGCCGGAAACGACAAGCTCGAAGATATCCTGACCGACGTGCTTGGCAACACCGAAAAGCTCGACAGCCTGCGCAAGCAGCAGGGCGACACCGGCAAGGAGAGTTGA